A stretch of Macadamia integrifolia cultivar HAES 741 chromosome 7, SCU_Mint_v3, whole genome shotgun sequence DNA encodes these proteins:
- the LOC122083277 gene encoding glutamate receptor 3.6-like isoform X3, whose translation MSVVSALDFTVTMVWLLVSLVLSFGALSTGFSSNISSRPALVHLGAILTLDSTIGKVAKVAMEAAVADVNSNYSILRGTKLVLTMQDSNYSAFLGIVEALQFMETGIVAIIGPQSSVLAHVISHVANELQVPLVSFAATDPSLSSLQYPFFVRAVQNDLFQMAAIAEIIDHYNWREVTAIFVDDDYGRNGVAALGDQLAERRCEVSYKAAMSTEMSRDDIADVLVKVAMMESRVLILHTYPELGLKVFDLAHNLGMTGAGYVWIATSWLSTVLDTDLSLPSVSMNSIQGVLTLRMHTPDSEKKRKFFYRWNNLTRENRSEDFGLSAYGLYAYDTVWLLAHAINAFFDQGGTISFSEDRRLTDVHGRNLHLKAMRIFTEGKLFLKNILQGNLTGLTGPVQFTSDGSLIHPAYEIINVIGSGFQRIGYWSNHSGLSVVPPETLFMNPPSRLSSNQQLHSVIWPGQTRTRPRGWVFPDNGRQLRIGVPNRVSYREFVSQTRGTDAIKGYCIDVFTAALNLLPYGVPYKFIPFGDGHTNPNYNGLVNLITTDVFDAAIGDIAIVTSRTRIVDFTQPYIGSGLVVVAPATKSNSSQWAFLLPFTPMMWCVTGIFFLLVGAVIWILEHRTNDEFRGPPKKQAITILWFSFSTMFFAHRENTVTTLGRLVLFIWLFVVLIINSSYTASLTSILTVQQLSSPIKGIESLMVSNEPIGFPRGSYAENYLSEVLNIPKSRLVPLGSAAEYEQALQAGPKKMGGVAAVVDELAYVEHFLSTRCKFTIVGQEFTDFGWGFAFPKDSPLAVDISTAILTLSENGDLQRIHDKWLTRRACSSQGVMIESDQLHLRSFWGLYVICGLACFLALLVYFISMIRHFCEELKSSDQSSSRSTHLQMFLSFVDEKEETTKIRSKRRRSEWSLNGNEKEDESMNGSKRKDVEMGLDNNIYDGN comes from the exons ATGTCGGTGGTGTCTGCATTAGACTTCACCGTGACAATGGTTTGGCTTCTAGTATCTTTGGTTCTCTCTTTTGGGGCGCTATCAACTGGGTTTAGCAGCAACATTTCTTCTAGACCAGCCCTTGTGCATCTTGGAGCTATTTTGACACTGGATTCTACCATAGGCAAAGTCGCAAAGGTTGCAATGGAGGCTGCGGTAGCAGATGTAAATTCCAATTACAGCATTCTTCGTGGAACCAAATTGGTCCTCACGATGCAGGATTCAAATTATAGTGCGTTTCTTGGCATTGTTgagg CTTTACAGTTCATGGAGACTGGTATTGTGGCCATCATTGGTCCTCAATCTTCTGTTTTAGCCCATGTGATCTCTCATGTTGCAAATGAACTCCAAGTCCCTCTGGTATCATTTGCAGCGACAGACCCATCACTCTCTTCACTTCAGTACCCTTTTTTTGTGAGAGCAGTGCAAAATGATCTGTTCCAGATGGCTGCAATTGCTGAGATTATTGACCACTACAATTGGAGAGAGGTAACTGCTATCTTTGTTGACGACGATTATGGGAGAAACGGGGTAGCTGCATTAGGGGATCAACTTGCTGAGAGACGTTGTGAGGTCTCTTATAAAGCAGCTATGAGCACTGAAATGAGCCGGGATGACATTGCAGATGTACTGGTTAAGGTAGCTATGATGGAATCGCGGGTTCTAATTCTTCACACTTATCCTGAATTGGGTCTCAAGGTATTTGATTTGGCCCATAATCTTGGAATGACAGGAGCTGGATATGTTTGGATAGCTACCAGTTGGCTCTCTACTGTCTTAGATACTGATTTATCCCTCCCTTCGGTTTCCATGAATTCGATCCAAGGAGTTCTCACCTTGCGTATGCATACACCAGACtctgaaaagaaaaggaaatttttctATAGGTGGAATAACTTAACCAGGGAAAACAGGAGTGAAGATTTTGGGCTGAGTGCTTATGGCCTGTATGCTTATGATACTGTATGGCTACTAGCTCATGCAATTAATGCATTCTTTGATCAGGGTGGGACTATTTCATTTTCCGAAGATCGGAGGCTGACGGATGTGCACGGGAGGAATCTGCACCTCAAGGCAATGAGAATTTTTACCGAAGGGAAACTGTTCCTAAAGAACATTCTGCAGGGCAATCTGACAGGTCTAACTGGCCCTGTTCAGTTTACTTCAGATGGTTCCCTCATTCATCCTGCCTATGAAATCATCAATGTAATTGGCTCTGGTTTTCAGAGAATTGGGTACTGGTCTAACCACTCAGGGTTATCAGTTGTGCCTCCAGAGACGCTCTTCATGAACCCACCCAGCCGTTTGAGTTCCAATCAACAACTACACAGTGTAATCTGGCCTGGACAAACGAGGACTAGGCCTCGTGGATGGGTTTTCCCAGACAATGGGAGGCAGTTAAGAATTGGAGTCCCAAATCGAGTTAGTTATCGTGAATTTGTCTCACAGACGAGGGGCACTGATGCAATCAAGGGTTATTGCATAGATGTATTCACTGCTGCACTTAACTTGTTACCATATGGTGTTCCATATAAATTCATCCCATTTGGGGATGGTCATACGAACCCAAATTACAATGGTCTTGTCAATCTGATCACAACAGAT GTCTTTGATGCTGCTATAGGGGATATTGCAATTGTTACGAGCCGTACAAGGATTGTAGATTTTACACAGCCATATATTGGATCTGGGCTAGTTGTAGTGGCACCTGCTACTAAATCAAACTCTAGTCAGTGGGCTTTCCTACTACCATTTACTCCAATGATGTGGTGTGTTACaggtatattttttcttcttgtaggAGCAGTTATCTGGATTTTGGAGCATAGAACGAATGATGAGTTCCGTGGCCCTCCTAAAAAGCAAGCTATCACCATTCTATG GTTTAGTTTCTCAACTATGTTTTTCGCCCATA GAGAGAATACTGTCACCACCCTTGGTCGCCTGGTGCTATTCATTTGGTTATTTGTGGTTCTGATAATCAACTCAAGCTACACTGCCAGCTTGACATCAATCCTCACAGTGCAACAACTATCTTCACCCATCAAAGGGATTGAAAGTTTGATGGTAAGCAATGAGCCTATTGGCTTCCCACGGGGTTCTTATGCAGAAAACTATCTGAGTGAGGTACTTAACATTCCCAAGTCAAGACTTGTTCCACTTGGTTCAGCAGCAGAGTATGAGCAAGCTCTCCAAGCCGGTCCTAAGAAGATGGGTGGTGTTGCTGCCGTGGTTGATGAGCTTGCTTATGTCGAACACTTCCTCTCTACTCGATGCAAATTCACAATTGTAGGCCAAGAGTTCACTGATTTTGGATGGGGATTT GCCTTCCCAAAAGATTCTCCTTTGGCAGTTGACATTTCAACGGCCATTCTGACACTATCAGAGAATGGGGATCTCCAAAGGATCCATGATAAGTGGTTGACAAGAAGAGCTTGCAGTTCACAAGGAGTGATGATTGAATCAGACCAGCTTCACCTTAGGAGTTTCTGGGGCCTCTATGTCATATGTGGGTTAGCTTGCTTTCTAGCTCTGCTTGTATACTTCATATCGATGATACGCCATTTCTGTGAAGAGCTTAAATCTTCTGATCAATCTAGTTCACGCTCCACACATCTCCAAATGTTCTTATCATTTGTTGATGAGAAGGAAGAGACAACAAAGATCAGGTCTAAAAGAAGACGATCGGAGTGGTCCTTGAATGGCAATGAGAAGGAAGATGAATCAATGAATGGATCCAAGAGAAAGGATGTGGAAATGGGTTTAGACAACAATATTTATGATGGTAATTAG
- the LOC122083277 gene encoding glutamate receptor 3.3-like isoform X5, giving the protein MEAAVADVNSNYSILRGTKLVLTMQDSNYSAFLGIVEALQFMETGIVAIIGPQSSVLAHVISHVANELQVPLVSFAATDPSLSSLQYPFFVRAVQNDLFQMAAIAEIIDHYNWREVTAIFVDDDYGRNGVAALGDQLAERRCEVSYKAAMSTEMSRDDIADVLVKVAMMESRVLILHTYPELGLKVFDLAHNLGMTGAGYVWIATSWLSTVLDTDLSLPSVSMNSIQGVLTLRMHTPDSEKKRKFFYRWNNLTRENRSEDFGLSAYGLYAYDTVWLLAHAINAFFDQGGTISFSEDRRLTDVHGRNLHLKAMRIFTEGKLFLKNILQGNLTGLTGPVQFTSDGSLIHPAYEIINVIGSGFQRIGYWSNHSGLSVVPPETLFMNPPSRLSSNQQLHSVIWPGQTRTRPRGWVFPDNGRQLRIGVPNRVSYREFVSQTRGTDAIKGYCIDVFTAALNLLPYGVPYKFIPFGDGHTNPNYNGLVNLITTDVFDAAIGDIAIVTSRTRIVDFTQPYIGSGLVVVAPATKSNSSQWAFLLPFTPMMWCVTGIFFLLVGAVIWILEHRTNDEFRGPPKKQAITILWFSFSTMFFAHRENTVTTLGRLVLFIWLFVVLIINSSYTASLTSILTVQQLSSPIKGIESLMVSNEPIGFPRGSYAENYLSEVLNIPKSRLVPLGSAAEYEQALQAGPKKMGGVAAVVDELAYVEHFLSTRCKFTIVGQEFTDFGWGFAFPKDSPLAVDISTAILTLSENGDLQRIHDKWLTRRACSSQGVMIESDQLHLRSFWGLYVICGLACFLALLVYFISMIRHFCEELKSSDQSSSRSTHLQMFLSFVDEKEETTKIRSKRRRSEWSLNGNEKEDESMNGSKRKDVEMGLDNNIYDGN; this is encoded by the exons ATGGAGGCTGCGGTAGCAGATGTAAATTCCAATTACAGCATTCTTCGTGGAACCAAATTGGTCCTCACGATGCAGGATTCAAATTATAGTGCGTTTCTTGGCATTGTTgagg CTTTACAGTTCATGGAGACTGGTATTGTGGCCATCATTGGTCCTCAATCTTCTGTTTTAGCCCATGTGATCTCTCATGTTGCAAATGAACTCCAAGTCCCTCTGGTATCATTTGCAGCGACAGACCCATCACTCTCTTCACTTCAGTACCCTTTTTTTGTGAGAGCAGTGCAAAATGATCTGTTCCAGATGGCTGCAATTGCTGAGATTATTGACCACTACAATTGGAGAGAGGTAACTGCTATCTTTGTTGACGACGATTATGGGAGAAACGGGGTAGCTGCATTAGGGGATCAACTTGCTGAGAGACGTTGTGAGGTCTCTTATAAAGCAGCTATGAGCACTGAAATGAGCCGGGATGACATTGCAGATGTACTGGTTAAGGTAGCTATGATGGAATCGCGGGTTCTAATTCTTCACACTTATCCTGAATTGGGTCTCAAGGTATTTGATTTGGCCCATAATCTTGGAATGACAGGAGCTGGATATGTTTGGATAGCTACCAGTTGGCTCTCTACTGTCTTAGATACTGATTTATCCCTCCCTTCGGTTTCCATGAATTCGATCCAAGGAGTTCTCACCTTGCGTATGCATACACCAGACtctgaaaagaaaaggaaatttttctATAGGTGGAATAACTTAACCAGGGAAAACAGGAGTGAAGATTTTGGGCTGAGTGCTTATGGCCTGTATGCTTATGATACTGTATGGCTACTAGCTCATGCAATTAATGCATTCTTTGATCAGGGTGGGACTATTTCATTTTCCGAAGATCGGAGGCTGACGGATGTGCACGGGAGGAATCTGCACCTCAAGGCAATGAGAATTTTTACCGAAGGGAAACTGTTCCTAAAGAACATTCTGCAGGGCAATCTGACAGGTCTAACTGGCCCTGTTCAGTTTACTTCAGATGGTTCCCTCATTCATCCTGCCTATGAAATCATCAATGTAATTGGCTCTGGTTTTCAGAGAATTGGGTACTGGTCTAACCACTCAGGGTTATCAGTTGTGCCTCCAGAGACGCTCTTCATGAACCCACCCAGCCGTTTGAGTTCCAATCAACAACTACACAGTGTAATCTGGCCTGGACAAACGAGGACTAGGCCTCGTGGATGGGTTTTCCCAGACAATGGGAGGCAGTTAAGAATTGGAGTCCCAAATCGAGTTAGTTATCGTGAATTTGTCTCACAGACGAGGGGCACTGATGCAATCAAGGGTTATTGCATAGATGTATTCACTGCTGCACTTAACTTGTTACCATATGGTGTTCCATATAAATTCATCCCATTTGGGGATGGTCATACGAACCCAAATTACAATGGTCTTGTCAATCTGATCACAACAGAT GTCTTTGATGCTGCTATAGGGGATATTGCAATTGTTACGAGCCGTACAAGGATTGTAGATTTTACACAGCCATATATTGGATCTGGGCTAGTTGTAGTGGCACCTGCTACTAAATCAAACTCTAGTCAGTGGGCTTTCCTACTACCATTTACTCCAATGATGTGGTGTGTTACaggtatattttttcttcttgtaggAGCAGTTATCTGGATTTTGGAGCATAGAACGAATGATGAGTTCCGTGGCCCTCCTAAAAAGCAAGCTATCACCATTCTATG GTTTAGTTTCTCAACTATGTTTTTCGCCCATA GAGAGAATACTGTCACCACCCTTGGTCGCCTGGTGCTATTCATTTGGTTATTTGTGGTTCTGATAATCAACTCAAGCTACACTGCCAGCTTGACATCAATCCTCACAGTGCAACAACTATCTTCACCCATCAAAGGGATTGAAAGTTTGATGGTAAGCAATGAGCCTATTGGCTTCCCACGGGGTTCTTATGCAGAAAACTATCTGAGTGAGGTACTTAACATTCCCAAGTCAAGACTTGTTCCACTTGGTTCAGCAGCAGAGTATGAGCAAGCTCTCCAAGCCGGTCCTAAGAAGATGGGTGGTGTTGCTGCCGTGGTTGATGAGCTTGCTTATGTCGAACACTTCCTCTCTACTCGATGCAAATTCACAATTGTAGGCCAAGAGTTCACTGATTTTGGATGGGGATTT GCCTTCCCAAAAGATTCTCCTTTGGCAGTTGACATTTCAACGGCCATTCTGACACTATCAGAGAATGGGGATCTCCAAAGGATCCATGATAAGTGGTTGACAAGAAGAGCTTGCAGTTCACAAGGAGTGATGATTGAATCAGACCAGCTTCACCTTAGGAGTTTCTGGGGCCTCTATGTCATATGTGGGTTAGCTTGCTTTCTAGCTCTGCTTGTATACTTCATATCGATGATACGCCATTTCTGTGAAGAGCTTAAATCTTCTGATCAATCTAGTTCACGCTCCACACATCTCCAAATGTTCTTATCATTTGTTGATGAGAAGGAAGAGACAACAAAGATCAGGTCTAAAAGAAGACGATCGGAGTGGTCCTTGAATGGCAATGAGAAGGAAGATGAATCAATGAATGGATCCAAGAGAAAGGATGTGGAAATGGGTTTAGACAACAATATTTATGATGGTAATTAG
- the LOC122083277 gene encoding glutamate receptor 3.6-like isoform X1: MEIGFNWVLGLHSLIAFWRHFFDFISGTGHIMSVVSALDFTVTMVWLLVSLVLSFGALSTGFSSNISSRPALVHLGAILTLDSTIGKVAKVAMEAAVADVNSNYSILRGTKLVLTMQDSNYSAFLGIVEALQFMETGIVAIIGPQSSVLAHVISHVANELQVPLVSFAATDPSLSSLQYPFFVRAVQNDLFQMAAIAEIIDHYNWREVTAIFVDDDYGRNGVAALGDQLAERRCEVSYKAAMSTEMSRDDIADVLVKVAMMESRVLILHTYPELGLKVFDLAHNLGMTGAGYVWIATSWLSTVLDTDLSLPSVSMNSIQGVLTLRMHTPDSEKKRKFFYRWNNLTRENRSEDFGLSAYGLYAYDTVWLLAHAINAFFDQGGTISFSEDRRLTDVHGRNLHLKAMRIFTEGKLFLKNILQGNLTGLTGPVQFTSDGSLIHPAYEIINVIGSGFQRIGYWSNHSGLSVVPPETLFMNPPSRLSSNQQLHSVIWPGQTRTRPRGWVFPDNGRQLRIGVPNRVSYREFVSQTRGTDAIKGYCIDVFTAALNLLPYGVPYKFIPFGDGHTNPNYNGLVNLITTDVFDAAIGDIAIVTSRTRIVDFTQPYIGSGLVVVAPATKSNSSQWAFLLPFTPMMWCVTGIFFLLVGAVIWILEHRTNDEFRGPPKKQAITILWFSFSTMFFAHRENTVTTLGRLVLFIWLFVVLIINSSYTASLTSILTVQQLSSPIKGIESLMVSNEPIGFPRGSYAENYLSEVLNIPKSRLVPLGSAAEYEQALQAGPKKMGGVAAVVDELAYVEHFLSTRCKFTIVGQEFTDFGWGFAFPKDSPLAVDISTAILTLSENGDLQRIHDKWLTRRACSSQGVMIESDQLHLRSFWGLYVICGLACFLALLVYFISMIRHFCEELKSSDQSSSRSTHLQMFLSFVDEKEETTKIRSKRRRSEWSLNGNEKEDESMNGSKRKDVEMGLDNNIYDGN; the protein is encoded by the exons ATGGAGATTGGGTTTAATTGGGTTCTGGGTTTGCATTCACTAATCGCATTCTGGAGACATTTCTTCGATTTCATTTCTGGAACAGGGCATATAATGTCGGTGGTGTCTGCATTAGACTTCACCGTGACAATGGTTTGGCTTCTAGTATCTTTGGTTCTCTCTTTTGGGGCGCTATCAACTGGGTTTAGCAGCAACATTTCTTCTAGACCAGCCCTTGTGCATCTTGGAGCTATTTTGACACTGGATTCTACCATAGGCAAAGTCGCAAAGGTTGCAATGGAGGCTGCGGTAGCAGATGTAAATTCCAATTACAGCATTCTTCGTGGAACCAAATTGGTCCTCACGATGCAGGATTCAAATTATAGTGCGTTTCTTGGCATTGTTgagg CTTTACAGTTCATGGAGACTGGTATTGTGGCCATCATTGGTCCTCAATCTTCTGTTTTAGCCCATGTGATCTCTCATGTTGCAAATGAACTCCAAGTCCCTCTGGTATCATTTGCAGCGACAGACCCATCACTCTCTTCACTTCAGTACCCTTTTTTTGTGAGAGCAGTGCAAAATGATCTGTTCCAGATGGCTGCAATTGCTGAGATTATTGACCACTACAATTGGAGAGAGGTAACTGCTATCTTTGTTGACGACGATTATGGGAGAAACGGGGTAGCTGCATTAGGGGATCAACTTGCTGAGAGACGTTGTGAGGTCTCTTATAAAGCAGCTATGAGCACTGAAATGAGCCGGGATGACATTGCAGATGTACTGGTTAAGGTAGCTATGATGGAATCGCGGGTTCTAATTCTTCACACTTATCCTGAATTGGGTCTCAAGGTATTTGATTTGGCCCATAATCTTGGAATGACAGGAGCTGGATATGTTTGGATAGCTACCAGTTGGCTCTCTACTGTCTTAGATACTGATTTATCCCTCCCTTCGGTTTCCATGAATTCGATCCAAGGAGTTCTCACCTTGCGTATGCATACACCAGACtctgaaaagaaaaggaaatttttctATAGGTGGAATAACTTAACCAGGGAAAACAGGAGTGAAGATTTTGGGCTGAGTGCTTATGGCCTGTATGCTTATGATACTGTATGGCTACTAGCTCATGCAATTAATGCATTCTTTGATCAGGGTGGGACTATTTCATTTTCCGAAGATCGGAGGCTGACGGATGTGCACGGGAGGAATCTGCACCTCAAGGCAATGAGAATTTTTACCGAAGGGAAACTGTTCCTAAAGAACATTCTGCAGGGCAATCTGACAGGTCTAACTGGCCCTGTTCAGTTTACTTCAGATGGTTCCCTCATTCATCCTGCCTATGAAATCATCAATGTAATTGGCTCTGGTTTTCAGAGAATTGGGTACTGGTCTAACCACTCAGGGTTATCAGTTGTGCCTCCAGAGACGCTCTTCATGAACCCACCCAGCCGTTTGAGTTCCAATCAACAACTACACAGTGTAATCTGGCCTGGACAAACGAGGACTAGGCCTCGTGGATGGGTTTTCCCAGACAATGGGAGGCAGTTAAGAATTGGAGTCCCAAATCGAGTTAGTTATCGTGAATTTGTCTCACAGACGAGGGGCACTGATGCAATCAAGGGTTATTGCATAGATGTATTCACTGCTGCACTTAACTTGTTACCATATGGTGTTCCATATAAATTCATCCCATTTGGGGATGGTCATACGAACCCAAATTACAATGGTCTTGTCAATCTGATCACAACAGAT GTCTTTGATGCTGCTATAGGGGATATTGCAATTGTTACGAGCCGTACAAGGATTGTAGATTTTACACAGCCATATATTGGATCTGGGCTAGTTGTAGTGGCACCTGCTACTAAATCAAACTCTAGTCAGTGGGCTTTCCTACTACCATTTACTCCAATGATGTGGTGTGTTACaggtatattttttcttcttgtaggAGCAGTTATCTGGATTTTGGAGCATAGAACGAATGATGAGTTCCGTGGCCCTCCTAAAAAGCAAGCTATCACCATTCTATG GTTTAGTTTCTCAACTATGTTTTTCGCCCATA GAGAGAATACTGTCACCACCCTTGGTCGCCTGGTGCTATTCATTTGGTTATTTGTGGTTCTGATAATCAACTCAAGCTACACTGCCAGCTTGACATCAATCCTCACAGTGCAACAACTATCTTCACCCATCAAAGGGATTGAAAGTTTGATGGTAAGCAATGAGCCTATTGGCTTCCCACGGGGTTCTTATGCAGAAAACTATCTGAGTGAGGTACTTAACATTCCCAAGTCAAGACTTGTTCCACTTGGTTCAGCAGCAGAGTATGAGCAAGCTCTCCAAGCCGGTCCTAAGAAGATGGGTGGTGTTGCTGCCGTGGTTGATGAGCTTGCTTATGTCGAACACTTCCTCTCTACTCGATGCAAATTCACAATTGTAGGCCAAGAGTTCACTGATTTTGGATGGGGATTT GCCTTCCCAAAAGATTCTCCTTTGGCAGTTGACATTTCAACGGCCATTCTGACACTATCAGAGAATGGGGATCTCCAAAGGATCCATGATAAGTGGTTGACAAGAAGAGCTTGCAGTTCACAAGGAGTGATGATTGAATCAGACCAGCTTCACCTTAGGAGTTTCTGGGGCCTCTATGTCATATGTGGGTTAGCTTGCTTTCTAGCTCTGCTTGTATACTTCATATCGATGATACGCCATTTCTGTGAAGAGCTTAAATCTTCTGATCAATCTAGTTCACGCTCCACACATCTCCAAATGTTCTTATCATTTGTTGATGAGAAGGAAGAGACAACAAAGATCAGGTCTAAAAGAAGACGATCGGAGTGGTCCTTGAATGGCAATGAGAAGGAAGATGAATCAATGAATGGATCCAAGAGAAAGGATGTGGAAATGGGTTTAGACAACAATATTTATGATGGTAATTAG